A DNA window from Candidatus Poribacteria bacterium contains the following coding sequences:
- a CDS encoding DUF123 domain-containing protein — translation MISFDSSPNPPTVPMLTVLGSTGSAGSYLHRIRVSVPLAIVFGRFRGRELIHVPAGEYVYVGSALSSRGSTSLARRLVRHASRSGENPPHAIRDLLLTEHASLGAPTPDLLPRSGKTLFWNVDHLLDRLEAELIGIIAVRSPVRMERELALLVASDAGTTPLAKRLGANDLPGVTNLVRVEAASGWWEELARRVDCLRERLERERGPGTPR, via the coding sequence ATGATCTCATTCGACTCGTCGCCTAACCCGCCGACGGTTCCCATGCTGACCGTCCTCGGTTCAACCGGAAGCGCGGGCTCCTACCTGCATCGCATCCGCGTGAGCGTTCCGCTCGCCATCGTGTTCGGACGATTCCGAGGCAGGGAACTGATCCACGTGCCAGCCGGGGAATACGTCTATGTCGGGTCGGCTCTGTCGTCGCGCGGCTCGACGTCGTTGGCGCGTCGGCTCGTACGGCACGCGAGCCGCTCCGGCGAGAATCCGCCTCACGCGATCCGAGACCTCCTGCTCACGGAGCACGCGAGCCTGGGCGCTCCGACGCCCGACCTGCTCCCGCGTTCCGGCAAGACGCTCTTCTGGAACGTGGACCACCTGCTCGACCGGCTCGAAGCGGAGTTGATCGGCATCATCGCCGTGCGTTCGCCGGTTCGCATGGAACGGGAGCTCGCGCTGCTGGTGGCGTCGGACGCTGGGACGACTCCGTTGGCGAAGAGGCTGGGAGCGAACGACCTGCCGGGGGTCACGAACCTCGTTCGCGTCGAGGCTGCGTCAGGCTGGTGGGAGGAACTGGCGCGACGGGTCGATTGCCTCCGCGAGCGACTTGAGCGAGAACGGGGCCCAGGGACACCGCGCTGA